The Dermacentor silvarum isolate Dsil-2018 chromosome 3, BIME_Dsil_1.4, whole genome shotgun sequence region GTACCAGTGCATGTTCCGTCTATTTTCTTAGTCTCTTCTTTTGTTCGCATTACGTCAGACTGCCGAGGCGTAGCTATGACTTATAGCATTGCCTGCTATGTGTGAAGCAGAGTGTAGGAGGCATTTATGGGTGTGACAATTGCCACAGAAGTTTACAGCTAGCCACTCTTGGGTTGTGCAGGCTGTGTGAGAGAATGCAAAGCCACCATGTAGAGTAGGCGTCAAATGCTCtcgtgaaaaaacaaaaacaaagtggCTACTGGCTCTGCAACCTAGAGCTGCTCGGAAAcagccatcactgactttcccaAGCTGTCACTCACGATGGTTttggcagggcatgtaatgcacAGAACAAAGTGAAAATCAGGGAAATCATGGGTAGGGTGAGGGGATGAGAGGTGGAATGGGGCATGGGAATTTTGTGACATGTTCGGGTTTTAAATATGACATAAATTTAGTGCTGCACAGCAGCTACCTAGATCACTCAATAATTTCTGACACACTAGTTTACAGATCACAGCGGGGCCCCATATAACAAGAACTAGAAATGTAGAGTTCACGCTTACCTGGCAGGCCTTCTTTGACTTCACCTTTCCActggctaaagaaaaaaaaaaaaaaggaaactctgTAAAAGTAAACACTAAACAAATTTGTTTGCACATAACTAGCACCATTAGCTAGTTGTGCAATTGTATATTGCACAATCTTTATGTTCCTGTTGCACTGATCCACTCTGTCACACTCAACTAAGGATGCACAACGTTTTGTCATGTCTTCTATTCCCAAACCCTGATCCTTAGCCTTGATACATTAACACAGTGAATTACTGGGCTTCAGCCCAAAACACATGACCACAAATGAGTGGGACAGGTGTTCTGTTGTCGACCCCTTTTTGGTCATTTGTTTTGCATACACGTGCAGGGATAGGTCACATACATACGCACATAAACAAGCAGAAAATTTGTTTATCATGCTCCATCACGTGCAGCatctaaaatacattacagaaATTCAGGAGTAAAGTTAAAGAAACACAGCAAGAGATCAGTACTCTTTTTTACATATTTCACTATGATGTTCCGAACTCTATCAAGCCTCCAGACTGTGAGTCCAGACTGTGAGTACAGACTGTGAGTCTGGAGTCTGGGACTGCATAAGTCTACAAAGCATCTGCTATGTGGCTGCCCCCACAGTACGCTGCAGGGCAGCAGAGGTTGATTGATGATCTTGCCCACATCGACACCCAACCGTAGTCAGAGGAAGTAATATTGGGCCCTTGGCGTGACTGCAGATATAGTTTTCAGGTCATCATTACTTGACTTTTTTAAAAGTACGTGTCTcgactgtaggctttgagtacACTTGCCCGTTATGTGTTTTGCATTTTCCTTCCTGTAGTCTTCGTCACCCACCATgctcctctttctttcccttttcccGGCGCAgggtagctggctagaggaatatacctCATATCGACTTTTCTGACTTTCGTATCACCAccatatttttctttctctcttctctccgAACCCCGACACTTCCATGCACAATCTTTTTCTGCAGTTACTTCCGAACTGCCAATTTTTTAGTCAAAAGCTTAAGCCCCTCTGCAGCTCATTAGGCAGCATGCAGAATGAAAGATGTTAAGGCGCAGATCAGTGAAACTAGCAAATAAATACACAAATAAGGCaggctagcaaaaaaaaaaaggaaataataataaaaaaaataaacatgcagATACCTACAAGCATTCGGAAACTTCTCCTACTTCAGCGACCATGGCAAGAAGAATGTTCCTTGGCGAATGGTACTGGTCCCAATTCCTCTCTTTCGCAAAATCTGCTTGCATCTGGCGTCTGGTCAAAATGACAAAAACAGTACCACTCGATGCAGTGTTGCCCTTAGTTGACATAAACACTTCGTACGTGTTCAAGTACATCACAGTACAAAATAAACACTAACTGTGCTAAGCACAAAAGGTACACATGCACTACTTACATCGTTTCTAGGCTCAAATTATTGCTGAACTGAAAATTACTCGGCTCTGAGGCGGTTGATCCCTCAGCTGCACTGCCATTTGTTTGGGCGCTTTGAGACATTTGCCGAGCTTTTTTTGTAATGAACGTAACACTGCTTCGGAATACAAAACGAGCGGTCATAAATATCGATACAGTGGCTACTCTATTCGAGAATGAATAGTACGCGGCAACAAGAAATTCTCGAAAGGAGCCTTCACAACACCTAGCACGTGCAAATTGTTTTGAAACTAAAGGCGCGCTAGCAGACTGATGATGAGGATACAAGAACTTTGAAATTCTTCTTAATATGCACAAACTGAGAAGCACATAACAAAGTAAATTATATAATCAATTGCATACCTTTGTATAATTCAGGAATTTTATTTAAAAGACAACGTCATGTACTGAATTAGTAAGAAAACTGAAAATAACGCAGTTTAGACGTGGGATGGTTTAGAGAAGCAGCGCTAGCAACGCTGTGTCTCCCAGTAGAAACCAACATGGCTTCCCTGTGCAGCCGAAAAGTTCCTCTTGGTATGAAATAACTCGTATTTTGGTCTCTGAGTCATGTGTTAGTACTCATTCGTGGCCAGTAGACAAAATATATATCAAAATATGCTTTTACAGACTACAGTTTCGTCTTACCTGCGTAATTTCTCGCGCTATGCTCAATGTTTCGCGTGGTGAGCTGCGGCTTATTCGACCTTGCCGTTCACCCGGTGTTGTAACTTGTCCTGCATAACATTTCTAGCGGTTCCCCtagcgcttttcttttttttttttttggacagtTAGCATGTCAACCACGCGTGGCTTTTTTGTTGCATAAAAACTGTTATGACTCTTATGTTTAGTATCCCTGTCAAACGCACGCTTTCAAGGAGTGCTTAAATCGAATACGGTTGAAATCTGCGAGCTGAGCTCATTGGCTCTCTTCTGCGAGCTTTCGCAAAGGAGCTAATCGCTATCGAAAAATATTATCCCGATCGATACCGATCTGGATCAAAATTCTGGACCGCGGTTGGCTTCCTCCCACAGCTTGCAcaagggagccaatcgcgaccgagaaattgtTGGATCCCGATCGGGTTTGATCGCGATCGTAAGTGCGTCGTTAGTGTGTGGGTAGCGAATTGGGTAGCGGACAGCGCGTGGTACatattgccgtttttttttttttctttctgtgcttGTTTCATTTCAAACGAAACAGTGACCAGCGCCGCCTGGAGATGTTCAAGGCCTCTTTCCACTGCGAAGGTCCTGTCATGCTACAAGCAAGTCCATCCTCCAGAACCTGGCTCTAGCATTAGAGAAAACATTGATGTCGTGTCGAAGCGTATATTCTTCACTGAGCTCTTCAGAGGTAAGTGATTACACGCGTAGACTGAACGTGGCACTTTCGTATCGCTTATATAGGGAGCTTGTCTAGCCAGTGTAAACCGTATGGCTACCTGGTTCTAGAGTTAGTTGATGAgataaatgagagagagagagataaaaaaaaagaggggaaaaGTGAGCACACAACGCAATGCAGCACGCGAACACGCTGTCTTTCACGAATTCTGCATGTCCCCAGAAAGAAGAGCAACATGTTTATCACCTTTTGCACTGAGGATGGTCTGGGTCAGTGCACCAAGGTTCTTTCCTGTGACTAAGGGTGATCGGCCGGTCCACCTAGTGCAGTCAAGAGTTCTTTTCTATGCACACGGTACTGAGGGCAGTCATAGAGATGCTGCCTGATCATCTCCTCACAGAtacagggctgtcggccattccaatttGGGATTATTAGGCATTTGTGAATGCCACGCTGAGTCACAGGCAGCACAGAAGTGTTATGTTGCTTTGGCTCCTGGTATTCCAGGCAGAATATGGAGCTGCAGACATGGATCCAAGCTATGGTGACAAGTGTTTGGGAATTTGGTCGAACTCTACTGTGCCAGTTTAAGCTCATGTGTGATCAAGCAAAGTCATGTAGCCTTCAGATGCTGCAGTGCCTGAGTAAGGTGATTGCAGGGACATTTACACTAAGGAGAAGCAGTGACAGGAAGAATTAGGCACAGTGGTTTGCCGGTGCATGTATACATGCTAAATTTTTAAACTGTCGCTCAGGAACCTTCCATTATGGCATGTTGATTATCCAAAGTGTTGCTGTGGGATGTTAAAGCCTACCAATTAATTAATCAGTGCTATCTTGTGGCTGACTATAGTTGCCATTTCCTGAAGGTAAGCTGACTAGACCACCCTGTTAGTGCTGTTAAAGTGACAACAAagaaaaacactaaatcagtCTAGATTAAAATCTATTTTTTTATtgataaaaaagaaatgaaggttgaatttttatttctttattctcaCCAATACCTCGTCAGTATGgcgtcatggatttcaaagtattgTGTCGCATTTGGGCGGCTGTGGCTCGGTAAATGTTTTTGAAACTTGCTGCATTCAGTCttgtcatggaggaaggaaacccaggagaggccccggccagcacggacatattggagaaagtgtggcggaagtcacgtgctgtttctcgcaaaggagcactgggactggtaccccaaatgtcaacgttgccatagcaagcacgctcctgaagctttcgctgctgctctcgatCTCTGAAAAGTGAAATAAGATTTTTTCgtcggtgtctttctcgcagcaccttttgttcgcgagaaaagctgactttggagtgtggtgtgtacgcttgaaagttgtgttttgggtctgtgagtgtgagtggcaaccagcaacagatacactcaagcaatcatgacacgggtcttcgtcgtcttcttcaacatgccacggaaaaacacagtagcgcgtctgcttcactaaaactgctacagaagctTCCTAGGCTTTGTTTTGACAGCGCGTCAGCTGCACAAAcgtccggcggctcgtaacaatgcaagttcaaagtttgtgcccatctgctccggcgagctgcagaacccctgattggaggcgcaaaggaagatggcacaccaacttggctgcacttccggcttcaaaaaactgatgtcagggcctctcctgttttgtttttttcctccaTGGCTCTTGTGGATCGCCTCAAGATTGTTGAGCTGAGCATAATAATTTCAGGCTAACTGCTGGTTGAATTGTGCTGTAGCCTCAGGCTAGGTTTGTATCAAATTA contains the following coding sequences:
- the LOC119446143 gene encoding dCTP pyrophosphatase 1, encoding MTARFVFRSSVTFITKKARQMSQSAQTNGSAAEGSTASEPSNFQFSNNLSLETIRQMQADFAKERNWDQYHSPRNILLAMVAEVGEVSECFQWKGEVKEGLPDWTPEEKTHLGEELSDVLVYLIRLADRCQVDLPTAVLRKVELNRQKYPASKVYGKSDKYTAYTEGDS